The stretch of DNA ttaatatgttatgAACAAAACTagaatttaattatgtaaagataacaaaatatgaagtatttattattattatttttgtattatatatatagttttattttattatgagcAGTTacctaaaaaaaaattttttctGTGCGGACAAAATATGAAGTATTAGTTTCAGAGCGCGAGCGAGGGTAATTGACTCTTACGCTTGTGTTGTGTTTTGCTGAAATCTCTTACTTGGATCTGATTCTCTGAGCCCTCAGGTATGTttccatgtttttcttttcaattcaaattttgtgTTACTGCGTCTGCTTCCGTTTCTTATAATCGTTGCTTAACCCGTTAAGCAATGCCCACTACCTTGACTCTCAACTGTTTGATGAAAGTTCCCAATGTAATATTTTCAGAGAAATggcttcttttcatttttaacgTTTAAATGTTTTCGGCTTCGCTTGTTGGTTCCTCATCTTTAGCACACTGCCTCAAGTTCGTCTCCTACCTCTGTCTCGCCAGTCTTGCTTTTCCCTTTTCGGTTACCCTTTCATATCGCAAATTTTGGGCTCTCACACACGCTTTTAACTAATCTCAGTTTTGGGGTAGTTCCAGCTGTTTTTGAAATTAGGTTGAATGGAGGGATGTTAAAAGGGGAAAAAGTTATATTTAGTTGATATTTTGAATTCTGCTTTTGCCAGATATTGGAATTAACTTATATTCTGTAGATACATTGAAATGCTTGGCTTGTTGTTTTGTATAGAACATTCCAATGTGGCTGAgagttgatattttttttggGATGGTTGTTGGTTTCTTGagttatatttgttttgtcaGAAGAAATGACACGAAAaagtgattttctttttgaaagtTATATGCTTATACCAGTAAGGGTTATATTTCAAAACAGATATGGTTATTCCACCCCCAGTGAGGCCTCCCAGGATTATAAATTTTCTCAAACCTTATGTTCTGAAGATGCATTTTACCAACAAGTATGTGAGTGCCCAGGTGATTCACACCCCAACTGCTACTGTAGCCTCTTCTGCAAGCTCACAGGAGAAAGCCTTGAGATCAAGCTTGGAAACTACTCGCGACGTGGCTGCAGCTGCAAAGATTGGGAAGATTCTAGCCGAACGCCTTTTACTCAAGGACATTCCTGCTGTTTCTGTTCACTTGAAGAGAGAGCAGAAATATCATGGTAAGGTTAAAGCGGTTATTGATTCTCTAAGGGATGCTGGTGTTAAGTTTCTTTGAGTTATGGTTGCGTGTTCAATTATACCTCAGAGACTATCCTTGTTggatcttattttctttttcatttttaactgGTCATCATAGCAGGAAGTTACTCATTGAACATATTTCACTAAGACCTTAGTTAATTACGTTTCGAGAAATAAGACGAGTGATGATGTGCATCTgtgtttgttttattgtttgcATATATTCTAAGTCAGTTGAACAGAAAAACACGTGAGAAGAAGGACAGAGGGACGTCCATTTAACCATTTCTAGCTGAAATACTAACACATTGGAGTAGTTTGCatgattcatttttttagtttcccTCGTCAATTCATGCCTCAATGGCCATTGGTGGCtgaaatacaaacactttgagtGTGTATAATTTATTCATTCCCTGTTTCCATTGCGAAGAccataaaattacttttaaggAATGTATCAACTGTGATCCACTCACCAAAGTAGCAGACAGACATTGACTAACAGAGGCAGTGCTCTCTTGTTTGGATCTTAACACCAAGAAATTGCACCCTCGATGGCACCATGCTTGATTTCTACCAGTGTAATGTCCTATGATTTGAATGttgaagataatattttttggttttccACTAAAGATATCCCCCAGCTGTTTGATAggagattaatttttttccataaatttaaattgtgtcttttgatttagttttcttCATACACATAGTTAGGAATTGAATCCCTGGCAACATTCTTCATACACCTTAAAGTTACTGTGGAGAATGTTATCAATCCTATACTAATAGAGTAGCTGTATCATCGATAAATATGTGgttgaaaaaattatacatgTTAAACACAAACTAGCCCCATTAATATTGCTACTCTTAACTCTTATAACACATACATACTAGTAATAAGCTTCCTAAGGTTCCCTCGGGCATCAAAATTTGCAATGTTAGCTACAAGTGCAACCCCTGCGACTGTGAAACTTGTTCATACCATGTAAGAATGTGGTGATACGTGATATTAAAAGCAAATATAGtactattagtattaataaatttatcgttaaaattaaaaatatgtctttattttctttttaccatTTATTGAACTGGTCGATTAAATAATCTGGAAGCTGCTTAAAACTTTAAAGGATCACgataaatcatttaaatttaaacagcATTCAACGAGATTTAACTATGTATCGTGGAGAAAGTCTCCTGTACATAACgagatttttcttaaatataattcattcttcaaaataaaaatacacagGAAAacataatttgtaataaataatggTGAAATTACATATTTAAGAATTATATAATAAGAGATGTCTCTATTATTAGtacaaaatgttttattttattatacaacAAATAAGACAGGGGTTTCAACCATTGGATTAAGAAGATAAactattagaataaaaataagttattttagaTTTACTGTTTGAAAATTAAGacttttttaaaactatatgacattttttttagttacataatactaaatattaattatccACCTAAAATTAATCTTCTCATTCATACAAATCTGTCgtctcaaaatatatatatatatatatatatatatatatatatatatatatatatatatatatatatatatatatatatatatcatgtttatatttcttaatttgaaATAGCGTctcaaaatttaagatttaatttaaattggtaATGGTTATTATAGAGGATTATGAATAAGAATGAGATGAGATAATGAAATATCTCCtgaaaatacttttatttaataataaatactcatttctatttttttgctggattgtttttaagataaatttcTTTCATCTAATGAATCAGTTACACAGGTACTATATCACATACCATATATAacacatatttaataatatggTGATATAATAAGCAAATATACACATATCAGGACATATCAGGACATATCAGGATATTAGATATAATACGTCTTTAAAATGGTGATATAATAAGCAGATATACACATATCATATATATCATACACATTAATTAGATATGATTGGGACATATATCATACGCATACAGATATAGTACATATATTTGATgcagataaaaataataatagcaaTTGATATAACAACAATTTTGAATTATGAGTATACCTTTTaaacattactaaaataaaaataagattattgtACGTCATAAAACAATACTTTGTGCAAATATGTACTCTAATTTTGGTTTCGGAAAATAAAGATGTTATAAAGACAGAATCTTTATGTTTCCCATAAGTTCAGGAGATGCAGAGAATATCAGTTacaaaaattctttaaattacaATCAATGTCATTTATAATCCCGAAATCAACTACAATAACAAGATTACTTTGACACAGAAGTCTGCAATACAAATAGTGCTCCACAAAGATTGTTAACAACATTCATCAATACAAAGTAAAGAGTACAAGGAAACAGAGTTCAGCAAGAACAACATGGTAGCAAATGTTCTGTTATTGCTGCTAACTTTTTCTTGTACAGCTCAATCAAAAGTGATTGATATTAAAAAGTTTGGCATAAATAAAGACATAACACAGGTAAAAAAACTACTACTGCTAAATATTGAACTTTACTGATTCATTGTTATtgttactattactgtgtttgattttgtaatttgtgttGTCTCAAGGCTTTCACAAAAGCTTGGGAAGAAGCATGTGCATCAACAAGTGCAAGCAAAATTCTTATTTCAAGTGGAACACACAAGATGAATGCAGTAAAAGTGAAAGGTCCTTGCAAAGCTGCAGTAGAAATTCAGGTTGATGGCACAATTCAAGCACCAAAAGACCCTTATGCACTCAAAGATGCTTATGAATGGATCAAAATTGAATATGTTAACTATTTCACCTTATCTGGTAAAGGTACCTTTGATGGTCAAGGTGCACTTGCTTGGAATAATAACTGTAGAGCAACACACCAGAACTGTAAGAGGCATTCCTTggtaaacaaatattttctgaccgattttgtagggttgagtCAGTTTTAAAGTTCTTTACTTAATAAAAGCTAATGAGTTGAGTTTTTTTGTGTATGCAGAATTTTGGCTTCAATTTTCTGAACAATTCCATAGTTCGAGATATAACTTCTAAGGACAGCAAAAACTTTCATGTGCATGTTCTTGGATGCAACAACTTCACATTTGATAACTTCCACATCAGTGCTCCAAAAACCAGCATTAACACTGATGGAATTCATATTGGAAGATCAACTGATGTGAAAGTTCTTAACTCCAACATTGCTACTGGAGATGACTGTGTTTCATTAGGTGATGGTAGCAGAAATGTAACTATCAAAAATGTAAACTGTGGACCTGGTCATGGCATTAGTGTTGGAAGTCTTGGCAAGTTCACAGAAGAAGAACCTGTTGAAAATCTTTTAGTGAAGAACTGTACTATGACAGGTACAGATAATGGTGTAAGGATCAAAACTTGGCCTAGCACTCCAGGTGCTACTACTGTAAGTGATATACATTTTGAAGATATTACTATGGTTAATGTCTTGCACCCGGTGATCATAGACCAGGAGTATTGTCCTTGGAATCGATGCTCCAAAAAGGTACATATTTTCTAGAgatgaatatgtttttagttcctaaacttgaaagtaaaattggaatttgtctCTGTCTCaaagtttttttcattttggtccctaaattAAAATAGATGGGTTTGTTAAACGATAGTTTAGTGACATTTGATCCGTCTGAAACTCTCTTTGTTCTGTCTGAAACGTATCAAATGTCATCTTGAAACACACTGGACTTAGTtggattaaaaggactataactattatttttaaactttgaagACCAAATTGTATAAAAGTTTAGAACAGTAATACATTTCACTTTAACGACAGTTTAGGAACTAAAGACAtgtttaattctatttttatacCCAAGTTAATTTAGAAGTCTTTATTCATTACAATCTTTATAATCATGGTGGAATTgttattgtt from Vigna unguiculata cultivar IT97K-499-35 chromosome 8, ASM411807v1, whole genome shotgun sequence encodes:
- the LOC114193796 gene encoding uncharacterized protein LOC114193796, whose amino-acid sequence is MVIPPPVRPPRIINFLKPYVLKMHFTNKYVSAQVIHTPTATVASSASSQEKALRSSLETTRDVAAAAKIGKILAERLLLKDIPAVSVHLKREQKYHGKVKAVIDSLRDAGVKFL
- the LOC114193028 gene encoding polygalacturonase-like codes for the protein MNAVKVKGPCKAAVEIQVDGTIQAPKDPYALKDAYEWIKIEYVNYFTLSGKGTFDGQGALAWNNNCRATHQNCKRHSLNFGFNFLNNSIVRDITSKDSKNFHVHVLGCNNFTFDNFHISAPKTSINTDGIHIGRSTDVKVLNSNIATGDDCVSLGDGSRNVTIKNVNCGPGHGISVGSLGKFTEEEPVENLLVKNCTMTGTDNGVRIKTWPSTPGATTVSDIHFEDITMVNVLHPVIIDQEYCPWNRCSKKIPSKVKIRKVTFKNIRGTSERKEGVTLICSKSVPCEGVELSDVSLAYNGAPIVAKCVNVKPKITGKAPTCSS